Sequence from the Arthrobacter pigmenti genome:
AACATTGCCGGTGTCGGCGCAGCAATGGCGCTGGGCGGACCCGGTGCAACCTTCTGGATGATCCTCGCCGGACTCCTCGGCATGTGTACCAAGTTTGCGGAGTGCACACTCGGCGTGAAGTACCGCGAGGTCCATCCGGATGGCACAGTGTCGGGCGGCCCGTTCAAGTACCTACCGATCGCCTTCTCGAAGTTCGGCAAATGGCCGGCGAAGATCCTGACCGGAATCTTCGCGGTTGCGATCCTCATCTTCGGCGTCGCGGGCGGCAACATGTTCCAGGCCAACCAGACCTTCGCCCAGGCGCAGGAAGTTACTGGCGGCACTGACGGGTTCCTCGGGAACGCAGGCGCGGCACTGATCTTCGGCGTTGTCCTGGCCGCCCTGGTTGGTGCCGTGATCCTCGGTGGCATCAAGTCCATTGGCGCAACCACCAGCAGGCTCGTCCCGGCGATGGCCGTCATCTACGTGACCGCATGCCTTTTCGTCATCTTCGTGAACATCGGTCAGGTTCCGGCGGCGTTCGGCCAGATCATCGAGGGCGCATTCAACCCCGCTGGAATTGCAGGCGGCATTGTCGGCGTCATGATCGTCGGCTTCCAGCGCGCAGCCTTCTCCAATGAGGCAGGCTTGGGTTCGGCTCCGATCGCGCACTCGGCAGTGAAGACGCGCCGGCCCGTCAGTGAAGGTTTTGTGGCACTGTTCGAACCGCTCGTCGACACCGTCCTCATCTGCACCATGACCGCTCTGACGATCATCATCGCCGGCGCGCCAAGCCTGCAGGCTGGGATCGACCAGGTGCAGGAGACCGGCGTTGCTCCCGACGGCGTGATCCTTACGTCCGATGCGTTCGCCACGGTAATCGACTGGTTCCCGATCGTTCTCGCCATCGCCGTCGCACTGTTTGCCTTCTCCACATTGATCACCTGGTCCTACTACGGACTCAAGGCGTGGGAGTACCTCTTCGGGCGCGGCAAGACTTCGGAAATCATCTACAAGGTAATCTTCCTCTTCTTCACCGTTACGGGTTGTGTACTGACCTTCGGGCAAGTCCTCAGTTTCGCTGACTCGGCGCTCTTCGTTTGTGCGTTCGTCAACCTGCTGGGTGTCTACATGCTCCTGCCGGTAATCAAGCGCGAGATGAAGGCTTACCTGGCGGACCGCAAGAGCGGGAAGCTTCTGGAACTGGGCACCGAGCCCGAGGACCGCGAAGCCACCGTCCGCTAAACCTCAAGTCCCTTCGAGGTGCCCGCCGGATCGGCTGTTCCGGCGGGCACTGCCATGTTCCGGGCAAGTTGCCCTGTCCAACGTTCCCAGTGAAAGGGATGATTCATTGGGAACGAACGGTTCCTTCCCAATGAACGTCCGCTTTCGGTGGGAGGAAAGGACCAGTACGACGACGGCGGACAGGTTCTGTCCGTGCCAGCACCTAGACTTAAAGGCACCATGGATTTGCTTTTCGACCCGCACCTCAGCACACCCGCAGCCGGCAGGCGCGGCGCGCCGTCGTCGTCGTCCCCTGATTCGTCGGAGCATCCCCGCCGCGGGGGTTATGTCGATGAGGCCCGCGCGAAGGAACTCCTGGCGGGACTCAACCCGCAGCAGGAGGAGGCGGTCAAGCACAGCGGATCGCCGCTGCTGATCGTGGCGGGGGCGGGTTCCGGGAAGACCCGGGTTCTCAGCCACCGTATTGCTTACCTGATGGCTACCGGGCGCTCGCATCCGGGCCAGATTCTCGCGATTACGTTCACCAACAAGGCGGCCGCAGAGATGCGGGAGCGCATCGAGGGCCTGGTGGGCGAGGTTGCCAAGCGCATGTGGATCTCCACGTTCCACTCTTCCTGCGTGCGGATTCTTCGGCGCGAAGCAACGTCCATTGGGCTCAATTCCAATTTCTCCATTTACGATTCGGCGGACACCCTCCGGCTCGTCACGCTGGTTGCGAAGGGTCTGGACCTCGACCCCAAGCGGTTCGCGCCGAAAGCAATCCAGCACAAGATCTCGGCGTTGAAGAACGAGCTCATTGATGAGGAGTCCTACGCATCCTCGGCCAATTACTCGGACCCGTTCGAGCAGGCAGTGGCAGAGGTGTACAAGGGGTACGCTCAGCGTCTCCGCCAGGCGAACGCCATGGACTTCGATGACCTGATCGCCCAGACGGTGTTCATGTTCCGCGCCTTCCCGGGGGTAGCCGACTACTACCGGCGCCGGTTCCGGCATGTGCTGGTCGATGAATACCAGGACACAAACCATGCCCAGTACGCGCTGGTCCGGGAGATTGTCGGCGTCCAGGGCGAAACGGTTGACGAACCCGCCGAGCTGACCGTGGTCGGCGACTCGGATCAGTCGATCTACGCTTTCCGAGGGGCGGATGTGCGCAACATCGTGGAGTTCGAGAAGGACTACGCGAACGCCCGCACCATCCTGCTCGAGCAGAATTACCGGTCCACCCAGAACATCCTGAACGCGGCCAACGCGGTGATTTCCCGCAATCCCAACCGACCCGAGAAACGGTTGTGGACCGCCGAGGGCAACGGCGAGAAGATCGTCGGCTACGTCGGCGAGAACGAACACGAGGAAGCACGTTTCATCGCAGACGAGATTGACCGGCTGCAGGATCAAGAGGATTTGCGGCCCGGCGACGTCGCAGTGTTCTACCGGACCAACGCGCAGTCGAGGTCCATCGAGGAAATCCTTATGCGTGTCGGGCTGCCCTACAAGGTGGTCGGCGGAACGCGCTTCTACGAGCGCAAGGAGATCAAGGACGCGCTGGCCTACCTTCGCGTGCTGGTGAACCAGGACGACGTCGTCAACCTGCGGCGCATTCTCAACGAACCCAAGCGTGGCATCGGCGACCGGGCAGAGTATGCAATCGCAGCGCTCGCCGAGCGTGACCGCGTCAGCTTCATGGAGGCACTGCGCCGCGCGGACGAAGCGCCGGGCATGGCCACGCGGTCTGTCAACGCTGTCGCTTCGTTCGTGAAGCTGATCGACGACCTCGCGGAGGTGGCATCCGGTTCGGGTGCCTCAGCGGCGCTCGAAGCTGTCCTGGAACAGACTGGCTACCTGGCGCAGCTGCGTACCAGCACAGACCCACAGGACGAGTCGCGCGTGGAAAACCTTGCCGAACTGGTGGCGGTTGTCCGCGAATTCGAGCTGGAGAACCCGGAGAGCGCACTCGGTGAGTTCCTGGAGCAGGTCTCACTGGTGGCGGACGCGGACCAGATTCCGGACGCTCCGGCGGGCTCGGACGAGGACGTCGAGAAGGCTGTGGCCGAAGCCCGTAGACAGGGTGTTGTCACGCTGATGACCCTGCACACGGCCAAGGGCCTGGAGTTTCCGGTGGTCTTCCTCACTGGCATGGAGCAGGGAATCTTCCCGCACCAGCGTTCGGCGACCGATCCCGCGGAGCTCGCCGAGGAACGGCGTCTGGCGTATGTCGGTCTGACCCGTGCACGGAAGCGGTTGTACATCACGCGCTCCGAGGTGCGCAGCCTGTGGGGTCAGAGCCAATACAACCCTGCAAGCCAGTTTGTGGGAGAGGTCCCCGAGGACCTCATCGACTGGAAGCGTGAAGGAAGTACACGTCCGGCCTGGACCGGAGGCCAGAGCATCAACGGCCCCCGATTCAGCGGATCTTACTGGGGAGCCGGCGGCGCCTCGGGCAATGATTCCGGTCGCGGCCTGCCCGGCAAGGCGGCAGGGAGGGTGCAGCCCCAGAAGGAAGTTGTCGCCGTGTCCACCGGAGACAAGGTCAATCACACCACCTTCGGCAACGGCACCGTCCTCGCAGTGGAAGGTGCCGGGGACAAGATGGTTGCAAAGGTGAAGTTCGACATCGGCGAGAAGCGCCTGCTCCTGCGTTATGCTCCGCTGACCAAAGTTGGGTAGTGCGGGCATGAAACCGTTCACCGGGGGAGTCTGGGCGCGTGCCCGGCCGCGCGTCGTCGTCGTACTCATGGCTCTGGCGACGTTGCTGACGGTCAGCGCATGCGTCGAGATTCCCATCAGCAATCCCATTCCCAGCCCCGCGCCAGAGCTCAGCCCGCTCGAGGAGCTGGCAGCCATGCCGGAGGTTCCCGTCACCGAGCTTCAGCAGCTCGACGGGGACGTGGCAGCGTTCCTGACAGAAGACCGCAACACCTACTGCGCCATCACCACTGAGCAGGGCGGAATCATCAATTCGCCCGTGGATCCGCGGCTCTCCGGCGGAACCCGCAACGACACCCTGCTTGCCGTTCCAGCGGTCTACTGCGAACTTGCCCGGTATCCCGAACCGGCCGAAGTGACCGACGATTGCCATGGCACCAACCTCGGGTTCAAGGGCGGCACTGTCCTGCTCACGGCGGATGGTGTCACCTACGGCGATTGCCGAGTGGGAATGACGTTGATGGAGGCCCAACTAGGCCCCGGCACCGAGGGAAGTGAACACGCGCTCACCCGCCTGCCCGTCCTGGCCGATGACGCTGCCGTTGAGTTGAAGGGCTTCCGGTGCGGGCGGGCAACCGACGGACTCGCATGCGTCCACGGGGAATCGGGCCACGGGTTCGTAGTCTCGGCCGCGGGGTACGAGATCTTCGCGCCGGAGGAAGCGCCGGAAAGCGCCTCCGAGGAGGCTGCGGAACGGTAACCGAAAGGGTTACTTTTCTACAACTCATAGAACTGTGTGCTTACTCACGAAACCGCTATTCTGGGGAAGGCGTTCCGAGCCAAGGGGCTAGAGTTCCCTGTGTAAACCTACTTCGACGTAGAAGGACACTAGATAAGTGGACCTGTTTGAATATCAGGCGCGCGATCTATTTGAGGCTCACGGCGTTCCCGTGCTTGCCGGTATCGTGGCGCAGACCCCCGAAGAAGCAAAAGCAGCGGCCGAGAAAATTGGCGGCGTTGTTGTCGTCAAGGCGCAGGTCAAGGTTGGCGGCCGCGGCAAGGCTGGCGGCGTGAAGGTTGCCAAGACCCCGGATGAGGCGTTCGAGTACGCCTCCGCGATCCTCGGCATGGACATCAAGGGCCACACCGTCCACAAGGTCATGATCGCCCAGGGCGCGGACATCGCCGAGGAATACTACTTTTCAGTGCTGCTGGACCGAGCCAACCGCAACTACCTCGCCATGTGCTCGGTTGAGGGCGGCGTGGAAATCGAGCAGCTCGCGGTCGAGCGACCCGATGCTCTTGCGCGGATCGCCATTGATCCTTCCGTCGGAATCGACCGGGCGAAGGCAGACGAAATCATCGAGGCCGCCGGGTTCGCTCCCGAGCTGCGCGAGGGCGTCGCCAACACCATCCTGAAGCTGTGGGACGTCTTCGTGAAGGAAGATGCCACCCTCGTTGAGGTCAACCCGCTGGTGAAGACCGGCGCCGGTGACATCCTCGCACTGGACGGCAAGGTCACGCTGGACGAGAACGCTGACTTCCGCCAGCAGGGCCACGCTGCCCTCGAGGACAAGGACGCCACGGATCCCCTCGAGGCCAAGGCGAAGGAAAACGACCTCAACTACGTCAAGCTCGACGGCGAAGTTGGCATCATCGGCAACGGTGCCGGCCTGGTCATGTCCACGCTCGACGTCGTTGCCTACGCAGGCGAGAAGCACGGCGACGTGAAGCCCGCCAACTTCCTCGACATCGGCGGCGGAGCGTCGGCCGAGGTCATGGCAGCCGGACTGGACGTCATCCTGAATGACAGCCAGGTCAAGAGCGTCTTCGTGAACGTCTTCGGCGGAATCACCGCCTGTGATGCAGTTGCAAATGGCATCGTCAAGGCGTTGGAGATCCTCGGCGACAAGGAGAACAAGCCGCTGGTTGTGCGTCTTGACGGCAACAACGTCGAAGAGGGTCGCCGTATCCTCGCCGAGGCCAACCATCCGATGGTCACCCTCGCCGACACCATGGATGAAGGTGCCGACAAGGCCGCTGAGCTGGCGCACGCCGGCCGCTAAGCCCCTTTCGGGACCAAAGGATTAAGGAACAGACATGTCAATCTTTCTGAACAAAGATTCCAAGGTGATCGTCCAGGGCATCACCGGCGGCGAAGGTACCAAGCACACTGCGCTGATGCTGAAGGCCGGTACGCAGGTTGTCGGCGGCGTCAACGCACGCAAGGCCGGAACCACCGTCACGCACGGCGATGTCACGCTCCCCGTGTTCGGCACCGTCAAGGAAGCCATCGCGGAAACCGGCGCCGACGTATCGATCATCTTCGTCCCGCCGGCGTTCACCAAGGACGCCGTTGTCGAAGCCATCGATGCTGAAATCGGCCTCGTTGTCATCATCACCGAAGGCGTGCCGGTACAGGACTCCGCTGAGTTCTGGGCCCTGGCCAAGTCCCGCGTTGATGCCAACGGCAAGCAGATCACCCGCATCATCGGGCCCAACTGCCCCGGCATCATCACTCCGGACGAGGCGCTGGTCGGCATCACCCCCGCGAACATCACCGGTAAGGGCGGCGTGGGCCTCGTGTCGAAGTCCGGCACCCTGACCTACCAGATGATGTACGAACTGCGTGACCTCGGCTTCTCCACCGCCATCGGCATCGGCGGCGACCCGGTCATCGGAACCACGCACATCGACGCCCTCGAGGCGTTCGAAGCAGATCCCGAGACCAAGGCGATCGTCATGATCGGTGAAATCGGCGGTGACGCTGAAGAGCGCGCGGCCGAGTTCATCAAGGCCAACGTGACCAAGCCGGTTGTCGGCTACGTCGCAGGCTTCACTGCTCCCGAGGGCAAGACCATGGGCCACGCAGGTGCCATCGTGTCCGGCTCGGCCGGTACCGCACAGGCCAAGAAGGAAGCGCTCGAGGCCGCCGGCGTGAAGGTCGGCAAGACGCCGTCCGAGACCGCCCGCTTGCTGCGCGAAGTTTACGCAGGGCTCTAGAACTCCACGTACGACGACGGCGGCCGTCACCTTCGAAGCGAAGGTGGCGGCCGCCGTCGTCGTTCTTGTCGATGCTGGTCAGTCCACGAAAATGTCCATGCCCGGGCCGGTGCCGGTTCCCGTGAAGAAGAAGATGCTCAGCACGCCGACCCACAGGACCCAGAAGACCAGCGTGAAGGGCAGCATCCGGGAGATGACGGTGCCGATGCCGGCTTTCGGCTCGTACTGCCGCAGGAACCCAAGAATCACAATAAGGTACGGATTCAGCGGGGTCAGCGCCTGCGTCGCGGAATCGCCCACCCGGAATGCGGCCTGCGTGAAGCCAGCCTCGTAACCGATGAAGGCGAACATCGGAACGAAGACCACCGCGACCAGCGTCCACAGCGACGAACCGGAGGCGATCAGCAGGTTCAGCAGTGAAACCACCACGATGAAGAGGATCACTGCGCCGAAACCGGTGAAGTTCAGGGCCTGAAGGGCTTGCGCACCGTGAACCGCAACCCAGGTGGCCAGGCCGCTCCAGGTGAACAGCGCCAGGAACTGGGCGAGCACGAAGGCCACCACCAGGAAGGACACGGCACCTTTGGCAGCCTGCGTCATCATCTCGCCCACCGACTGGATGCCGGTGATCGCCTTGATCCTCACCCCGTACACGATCGACGGGACGATGAGGACCAGGAAGACGAGGAAGATCACCGAACTCAACAGGGGTGACTTCGGAAGGAAGCCGCCGTCCTCGTTCCGCAGCGGTGAGTCGGGCGGAAGGATCAGGGCCAGCAGCCCGGCGACGATGATCAAGAGGGCCACTCCAGCCCACTTCAGCGCCGCCTTCTCTTTGAGGGTTACAGCGGTCGACGGCGAGTCCTCAGGGGCTGCGTGAGTCTCCGGCGCCTCGGCGCCGGTACCCGCACCGATCCGGTTCAGACGGGGTTCAAGCACCTTGTCGATGACAAGGCCACCCGCCACGGTCAGGATGACGGACAACACGAGGTTCAGGAAGAGGTTGGAGACGGCGGTGACCGGCAGGACCTGATCCGCCACCAGCGCGGCGGCCGCGTTGGAGATGCCGGCCAGGAGAGCATCCGTTGAGGTGATGAATGGAGTGCAGCTGAAAGCGGCGATCCCGACGGCGTAGGCACCGAGCAACCCTGCAACGGGATTACGGCCCGCGGCCTTGAACACCAGGGCGGCGATGGGCGGGATCACCAGGATGGAGGCATCGGACATGATGTGCGAGCACAACGCGGTGAACGCGATCACGTACGGCAGCGCCCACGCCGGCGCCTTGCCCAGCGTCGACTTCACCAGGGCCATCAGCAGGCCCGTGCGTTCAGCCACACCAACTGCCAGGAGCAGCGTGATCACTACGCCAAGCGGCGGGAAGCCGATGAAGTTGCTCACGGCCGTAGTCATCAGCCAGGTGATGCCCTCGCCGGTGAACAGGCCCAGGACCGGGACAATCTCTCCGGAGTCCGGCAGGGTGGTACTGACGCCGAACCATGACACCACTGTTGAGATGGCGCCCACTGCGAGCAGCAGCCAGAGGAAGAGCGCGAACGGCTCAGGCAGCTTGTTACCCACCCGCTCGACGCCGTCGATCAAACCGCCGCCGAGGCGGCCAAGGGTAGTGGTACGGGTCTTGAGCATGCTCATGAAACTGGCTCCAATGCCGGTATTGCTGCAAGCAGGTTTTTCTTCAGGCGGCCTTTTGCGACCACAACAGCGATGTTGTCGGGGTTGCCCAGCTGATGGATGCCGGCGAGTGGGTCCACGGGGGTGAGCACCAGATCTGCTTCCTTGCCCAGTTCGATCGACCCGGTACGGTTGTCGATCTGCAGCAGTTCCGCTGCGTTCAGGGTGCCGGCATTGATGGCGTCGATCGGCTTCATGCCAAGGTCCACCAGATGGCCCAGCTCGGTGAGGTTGGTGCCGT
This genomic interval carries:
- a CDS encoding AbgT family transporter — translated: MSMLKTRTTTLGRLGGGLIDGVERVGNKLPEPFALFLWLLLAVGAISTVVSWFGVSTTLPDSGEIVPVLGLFTGEGITWLMTTAVSNFIGFPPLGVVITLLLAVGVAERTGLLMALVKSTLGKAPAWALPYVIAFTALCSHIMSDASILVIPPIAALVFKAAGRNPVAGLLGAYAVGIAAFSCTPFITSTDALLAGISNAAAALVADQVLPVTAVSNLFLNLVLSVILTVAGGLVIDKVLEPRLNRIGAGTGAEAPETHAAPEDSPSTAVTLKEKAALKWAGVALLIIVAGLLALILPPDSPLRNEDGGFLPKSPLLSSVIFLVFLVLIVPSIVYGVRIKAITGIQSVGEMMTQAAKGAVSFLVVAFVLAQFLALFTWSGLATWVAVHGAQALQALNFTGFGAVILFIVVVSLLNLLIASGSSLWTLVAVVFVPMFAFIGYEAGFTQAAFRVGDSATQALTPLNPYLIVILGFLRQYEPKAGIGTVISRMLPFTLVFWVLWVGVLSIFFFTGTGTGPGMDIFVD
- the pcrA gene encoding DNA helicase PcrA, whose translation is MDLLFDPHLSTPAAGRRGAPSSSSPDSSEHPRRGGYVDEARAKELLAGLNPQQEEAVKHSGSPLLIVAGAGSGKTRVLSHRIAYLMATGRSHPGQILAITFTNKAAAEMRERIEGLVGEVAKRMWISTFHSSCVRILRREATSIGLNSNFSIYDSADTLRLVTLVAKGLDLDPKRFAPKAIQHKISALKNELIDEESYASSANYSDPFEQAVAEVYKGYAQRLRQANAMDFDDLIAQTVFMFRAFPGVADYYRRRFRHVLVDEYQDTNHAQYALVREIVGVQGETVDEPAELTVVGDSDQSIYAFRGADVRNIVEFEKDYANARTILLEQNYRSTQNILNAANAVISRNPNRPEKRLWTAEGNGEKIVGYVGENEHEEARFIADEIDRLQDQEDLRPGDVAVFYRTNAQSRSIEEILMRVGLPYKVVGGTRFYERKEIKDALAYLRVLVNQDDVVNLRRILNEPKRGIGDRAEYAIAALAERDRVSFMEALRRADEAPGMATRSVNAVASFVKLIDDLAEVASGSGASAALEAVLEQTGYLAQLRTSTDPQDESRVENLAELVAVVREFELENPESALGEFLEQVSLVADADQIPDAPAGSDEDVEKAVAEARRQGVVTLMTLHTAKGLEFPVVFLTGMEQGIFPHQRSATDPAELAEERRLAYVGLTRARKRLYITRSEVRSLWGQSQYNPASQFVGEVPEDLIDWKREGSTRPAWTGGQSINGPRFSGSYWGAGGASGNDSGRGLPGKAAGRVQPQKEVVAVSTGDKVNHTTFGNGTVLAVEGAGDKMVAKVKFDIGEKRLLLRYAPLTKVG
- a CDS encoding alanine/glycine:cation symporter family protein, with product MSTVADQVGWLAAIEDAIDAVFEPIAEGFAAVVFVPITIGDVSFPVVVAWLIAAAVIFTVYFGFIQFRGLKVSYEVIRGRYSSKDDPGEVPHFQALTSALSGTVGLGNIAGVGAAMALGGPGATFWMILAGLLGMCTKFAECTLGVKYREVHPDGTVSGGPFKYLPIAFSKFGKWPAKILTGIFAVAILIFGVAGGNMFQANQTFAQAQEVTGGTDGFLGNAGAALIFGVVLAALVGAVILGGIKSIGATTSRLVPAMAVIYVTACLFVIFVNIGQVPAAFGQIIEGAFNPAGIAGGIVGVMIVGFQRAAFSNEAGLGSAPIAHSAVKTRRPVSEGFVALFEPLVDTVLICTMTALTIIIAGAPSLQAGIDQVQETGVAPDGVILTSDAFATVIDWFPIVLAIAVALFAFSTLITWSYYGLKAWEYLFGRGKTSEIIYKVIFLFFTVTGCVLTFGQVLSFADSALFVCAFVNLLGVYMLLPVIKREMKAYLADRKSGKLLELGTEPEDREATVR
- the sucD gene encoding succinate--CoA ligase subunit alpha, whose protein sequence is MSIFLNKDSKVIVQGITGGEGTKHTALMLKAGTQVVGGVNARKAGTTVTHGDVTLPVFGTVKEAIAETGADVSIIFVPPAFTKDAVVEAIDAEIGLVVIITEGVPVQDSAEFWALAKSRVDANGKQITRIIGPNCPGIITPDEALVGITPANITGKGGVGLVSKSGTLTYQMMYELRDLGFSTAIGIGGDPVIGTTHIDALEAFEADPETKAIVMIGEIGGDAEERAAEFIKANVTKPVVGYVAGFTAPEGKTMGHAGAIVSGSAGTAQAKKEALEAAGVKVGKTPSETARLLREVYAGL
- the sucC gene encoding ADP-forming succinate--CoA ligase subunit beta, which codes for MDLFEYQARDLFEAHGVPVLAGIVAQTPEEAKAAAEKIGGVVVVKAQVKVGGRGKAGGVKVAKTPDEAFEYASAILGMDIKGHTVHKVMIAQGADIAEEYYFSVLLDRANRNYLAMCSVEGGVEIEQLAVERPDALARIAIDPSVGIDRAKADEIIEAAGFAPELREGVANTILKLWDVFVKEDATLVEVNPLVKTGAGDILALDGKVTLDENADFRQQGHAALEDKDATDPLEAKAKENDLNYVKLDGEVGIIGNGAGLVMSTLDVVAYAGEKHGDVKPANFLDIGGGASAEVMAAGLDVILNDSQVKSVFVNVFGGITACDAVANGIVKALEILGDKENKPLVVRLDGNNVEEGRRILAEANHPMVTLADTMDEGADKAAELAHAGR